Genomic DNA from Candidatus Kapaibacterium sp.:
AGATAAGAATTACAATTGGACTTAAGTCAGAAGCGGTCAGCAACTTGCATTCGCAATATGCTGAACACGAATATATGACGGCGAAAGAGAGCACGCTCACATTCGCCTATCAAGGTTATGAAATCATCGAAAACATTGATGTTATAATGTCTATTTATCACACCGCAGGGCATCTTAAAAGCTTCTCGGCATTTATGAACCGTCGTAAGCTGTATTATCAAGACTTCAATCATCTCGAGCAAATATTCAAATGCCACTTATCACAACCATGTCCAAAACCGGGATGGGGATGCAAGTTTATAACTAATATCAAATTGTATCAAAGTTCCCCTAATGGTCCCTATTGGTTTGAATTTGGTTACTCAGAGGGTACTGATATATGGATTGTAGATAAAAAGCGAATCAAGGATACTTTATTGAGTCTTTCACGGCAAGATTTGATTCACTTTTGCCCTCAGTTTGATGAGGAACAAATTGACGTTGTATTGTCAAAACTGCCAGATAAATTGATACTTAGCCAACACCCGGAATTGGAGTTGCAACCAATGGATTATATTGCCGGCATAGGTGAACCCACAAAGTATGAACTACGATTCAAAAGCAAATCTGAAGAGCTTAGTAAAATGATGGAGCGATTGGAACAAAAGATTAAGCTGTTATACTTTGCGGAAAGGTTAAACTGATGTCAAGACCAAGAACCCAAAGTAGTGACCGTTGGTATTTACGTAAGGGTCATAGATATTACTATTTCGGTTATTGTTACCGCCGTGATGACCGTGTGCATGTACATATCATAAAATCGGATCTGAATCCATTCAGATTTCGGTTCAGTTTAGGCATTCCTTGGACTCCCGGCAACAAAGAATATGCACTTCAGGAACTTGAAAAAGCTATTGATTTTCATTTTACAACTAAAATTAAGGATGAAACAATTGGAAGCGTATCGAATGAACCTGTGATGTTAAGCGACTTAGTAGATAAGTATTATAAGCTGTTTTATCAGGAGTTCCCGATAAGCACAAAGTATTTGACCGACAGAACATTAAAGTACTTTTTTGAAGATTCTGATTTCTATCTGGAAGATATTGACAAAATCCGGAATCATATTGAAGATAAATTGGTTGGCATTAAACGGCAATATCATCCTAATTACATTCGTAAACTGACAAGCCATTTATCGCGAGTATTCAAATATGCTCATAGTCGTGGTATGATTAAATACAATCCGGTGTTGATTGATTCAATTCCTGAAATTGTAAATTACAAAAAGATAAGCTACACCACAGAGCAGGTTTTAGCGATTATAAATTATTTCAAGGCAAAGCAGAAGTATGACATGTATTATTTGTGTCGCTATCACGCTGTTACAGGGGTAAGATTGGTGGAATCGCTTCGTTTCTTTAATACAGACATAGATAAGCAAAATAATATAATTACTATCCATGGTAAAGGCACTTCAAAAATGAAAGTCAAGACGAGGGAATTCCCAATGAGCATATTCCCTGAGTTATTTGACATCGTAGAGGGCATTCAAGACACTTGCATGGATAAAACGACAGGAAAGATGTTCCCTTGGATAGCGAGTGTTCACCCTCATGAACATCTAAGGACTGCAAAACGTGAGTTAGGGATTAATGTAGATAAGGGCTTCCACCCTATTCGGGCTTGGCGAGAGAATCATCTAATCAAAGTAGTTGGCATTGCACCTCACATTGTAGCGGAATTGCTTGGACATACGCAAGTCGTGCAGCGAGAACATTACGTAACGGCATTAGGTGGCAAAGTGATTGAAAGTTTAGTGAATCAATAACAATATTTGCAAAATAGTCCACGTATAATCCACGTTTTTTTGCACTAAAAAAGAAAACCCTGACGGTGTCAAGGTTTCAGAATACTACAAAATCGTTTTTGTGGGCCCGGAGGGACTTGAACCCCCGGCCAGCGGATTATGAGTCCGCTGCTCTAACCAACTGAGCTACAGGCCCCCACTTGGTTTTCCATTTTGCAATCAAAACGGACTACAAATATAATACTTTTCTTTTTACCGACAAGCATTTTTTAATAGTTGAATAGACCAAGGAACAAACCTACTTGCACTTGCAAGGCATTTGCGTTGAATGAATCGGGCATATTCGCAATGTCCGATTCGTTGTTATACTTCCAGTCTGACCCGAAAGTCATGTTGTATGCAGCACTTGCACGGAACATCAAGAAATTCGTGAGGGCATATTCGAAGTACAATTCAGGCTTTACGAACCAATAGCCGTTTTCCAAATGTTGCAAATTCGATTGATTTGTCGGTGTCGGACGGAATTCATTCCAATCCAATCCGCTTGCAGTATGGTAAGTTTCAACGCTTAGCTGCCCGCGTCCAACCGATACACCCGGCAAAATTGCGAAGGATTTGAATGGCACCCATGCGTAATCCAGTGTCAATCCGGACTGTCCGATAGAATAGTCCACATATTGAGTTCTTGTAACGCCATCGCTTGTTATGTCGGCAGTTTGAGTCTTTTTGCCACTCATCCCGAAGAAACCGATTCTCAAATTAGGCACAAACACTGTCCCTGTGAAGCCTTGAGCACCCCAAAGAGTCAATTGCCCCTCAAAAGGTGCGATGTCAGGAAAATGTTTTGCAAGTTGGGCGTTCAGGTCGTCATAATTGCCGAAATGGAAACCCACAATGGCACCACCTGCTACGGCAAAATAAGGGATACTCTCGCGTTGGATGGGCTCCGTATCGAAAGTGAAGTCATCTAATCTTTCATCTTGGGCGAAAACACTGACTACTGCCATCACCATGATTACTGCTGCGTACAAAATTTTTTTCATATTTTCTGTTTCCATGTTTAATCAAAAGTTAGAATACGAACATGAAGCCTCAAAATTTTAGAGTCCCACATTTCTCACTCAAAAAGCTGAAGAAATTTTTGGGTTTGGGAGGGGGAATTCACCATACTTCATTTCCAACTGCTTCACCGGATGAAATTTCACTGTGAATATTGGACTCTGTCACAAGAGCAAGTAAATCCTTCAATTGATATAATTCTAAATCTTCTTCTTTCATTTTGCAAACCTTTTTTATATATTAAATAAATCAAACGATGAAGTAGAGTGAAAATTATAAGAAAAAAATAAGGGACACATTGGGCGTGTCCAAAAAGAACTAGTTATATATTGTAAAATTACTATATTTGTACAAACTTGATAACTTATAATTTATCAATATAAATTATAACTGGTTGTTTTACCTCCGATTACTTGGACAAACTTATATGTTCTATTATGGTAATTATTTGAAAGATTGTATATAGCAACTGCATAAGTATCTAGAAGTAAACTGGTAAATTCTACTTGTCCTGAATTCAAATTTTTGTACTGAAGTGCATTTTTCTCATGAAAATCAACATTCACTGGATAAATACCGAGTATAATATCATTGTATGAAACTCCATTCAATGAATTTGAATATGGTACAGTAACTATGACATTTCCGGTTTGATAATTTTGTATCGGATCAGAGCAAGAGTATACTAAGATAAGTACTAATGCAATTACACTAAATCTGATACTTTTTAAAACTTTTCTCATTTCAATTTTCCATAATATTTTACCCTTACAAACATATATAAAAGAGTACAAATTTGCAAGTGAAAATTTTTCGTTTGTTCCATACAATACTAATCAGATATAATAGTCTTGTTTGGGAGTGTTTGGATTTTTGTTGAAAAGTGGCTTTGAAATAGTTTAGAAATATAGACCGAGACATGGGTTTCGGAAATTTTGAATATAATTTGTAATATAAATGGAGATTAGAATGGATTTGAATACATCACAAACGATTGGCTCGTTCGTAGCGAATGACTACCGTACAGCCACAGTTTTCCAGAAGTACGGAATAGACTTCTGCTGCAAAGGCGGACGTACTATCGAGGAAGTTTCGCAGAAGAAAAATATTTCCCCTGATGCCTTGCTCAATGAACTAAATGATGCCGTCAAGCAGTCAAATGGCAGCTCAATTGATTTTCGGACTTGGGAGCCCGATTTGTTAGCTGATTATATCGAACGGAAACACCATAGATATGTTCGCCAAACGATTCCCGCGTTGTTGCAATTTCTCGATAAATTATGCGAAGTTCACGGCGGAAATCATCCTGAACTTTTCGAGATTAGGTCGGAATTTTCAGCTTCTGCCGAACAATTATCGTTGCATATGGAAAAAGAAGAGCAAGTGCTGTTCCCAATTGTCAGGAAAATGGTGGCATCAAAATTGAATAGTTCTGAAGCACCAAACAACATCGGCGGTATTCAAAATCCAATCGAGATAATGATGCAAGAGCACGAGACCGAAGGCGACAGATTCCGTAAGATAGCCGAACTAAGCAATAACTATGCAACACCGGCTGACGGATGTACTACTTACAGAGTTGCATATTCACTTTTGAAAGAATTTGAGAGCGATTTGCATTTCCATATTCATTTGGAGAACAATATTTTGTTTCCAACTGCTCTGAAAATGGAAAGTGAATTTAACGTAAATTAATATTGATTAATAATATATCTCAGATTTTTACACAAATATAATGGGCTCCTGTCAATCAAGAGCCCATTTTTTTATTTTCTAAAATTCGTCTAATAAAAGGGTGTGATTTAAATTCATTAAATATTTTTAATATTCAATTAATTTAAAAAGATTGCAACTAAATTTTGTTTGGTGTGTAGATAAATAATTAAAATAGTATTTGCGTAGTACGCAAAATATGTTTAAGTTAATATTTTGATTTGGTAACTAAAGGTTAAAGTTAAGTTGAAGTTAATACTACATGTGATTTGCGTTGGTTTGCTGCTCCAGATAACGACTTCGAGACTTTCGGGGGCAGATGAGAATATTTACTACATCGGTGTTAGCGCCGGTAGCAACTACATTTACAACACCACAGAGAAGCCCTACATCAAGTCGGACCCGAAGTGTGGCGAGTTTGATACGGGAACTGCACAGGGCATAAACGCAGCATTGAAGCTGGGATTCAGGCTGATACCCGGCTTGATTTCACTCGAAGGCAGGCTGATGTTTGATAATCGCCCATTCGGCATGACCGGCAGCAGTGATTGCTTTGAGGTAATCGACCCCGTAAGCGATGAGTACGTACCCTTCGTCCGAAGCCACTACTACGACGGCACTTTGGACTATGTCATCCTTGATTTAGGCGTGAACATCTACCCTATTTCGGCGATTCCGGTCGCGTTGAGATTGTCGTTCGATGCCGGAAATCCCTTAGTGAAGAGTGACTATACGCTAAAAGAGGCAGTGTCATCGCCTTCGAGTGTGGCGTTTTCCGATGGTTCGCAAAGCAGAATGAATGAATCGGGCGAATTGAAAACGGCATCAACTTCCTTGGGAGCGGGTGCAGCACTGATGTACAACATGTATTTGGGCGATAATTGGAGCGTTGATTTCGAGCTTGGCTATCGATATGGCATAAATTCTGCGTTGTCGGACATTGAGCAGAAATCTGATATTGTCAGGGCTAATGCGGGATTAAGCTATCATTTCGGTGGCACTAAACCCGAAGTTCCAAAGAAAATTGAACCTGAAATTAAGCCAATTGAAAAAGAAATTGAGCCAATCGCAGAAATTATTCCTCCGAAAGAGAAAATTATTTTGAGCGTTTCGGCGAATCCAATTAATGTAAAAGAGACAATCGTAACACAGACTTTCCCGATTTTGCCCTACTATTTTTTCGATGAGAATTCTAAGGAACTCGACAATAAATATGTATCAAATATAGCCGCCTCGAGTTTTGATGAACAAAAACTGAACAAAGAGACTATGACAATTTATTACAATAGCTTGGATATAATTGGTAAAAGATTGAGTAAAAGCGACTCAAAAATCCGAATTGTGGGCTATTCAGACGGTAAAGAAAATGCTTCCTTAGATGAGCGGAAATCATTGGCTGAATCAAGGGCAAAGTCAGTTGCAAAATATTTTTCGTCCAAATGGAATATTCCAAGCGAACGTTTGTTAATCGAATCGGGAGATATACCGAATAATTTTACTAATTTCGACTACGAAGAAGCTGCTTCGGAAAATCGTCGAGTGGAGCTTTTCTCTGAAAATCCTGATATTTTAGCTCCGGTTTTGCATAGCCAATTTTCGGAATATAACTACAACCCTGAAGATTTGCACTTTAATTTGGAGCTTAATAGAAATACAAAACTTGAATATCAGATAGAAACGTCTGATAGAAATTATTTTTCAAATAAAATACAAAAAGAAATTGATTCAAGATATTATAAAGCAAATTATAATGTAAAATCGGATATTTTCAGAGAAATAATTTCAAAATCAAAAAGCGAAAATATTAAATTAGTTGTCAACGCTGAAAGCAAGGACACGACTGAGAAATACGAGATTCCGTTGAATATAAAAATCGAAACGGAGAAATTTGAAATAGGGAGATTGAATTTAATTGTTTTTGATTTCGATAAAGCTACAATGAGTAACCCAAATCGGAACTTAGTAGCCGAATTTTCAAAAGATGCAATTAAGCCGAATTCTGATATTTTTATTACAGGAACAACAGATATGTTAGGCGGTCAGGAATACAATATGACCTTATCACAACGCAGAGCAGACAATACTCAACAAATAATTAACTCAGTTTTGCCCAATACAAACTTCGTAAACGTGGTTGGGATTGGTTCAGATAAACCGAGATATGACAATAAGTTACCTGAAGGACGATTTTATAACAGAACAGTTCTAATCGAA
This window encodes:
- a CDS encoding tyrosine-type recombinase/integrase, with the translated sequence MSRPRTQSSDRWYLRKGHRYYYFGYCYRRDDRVHVHIIKSDLNPFRFRFSLGIPWTPGNKEYALQELEKAIDFHFTTKIKDETIGSVSNEPVMLSDLVDKYYKLFYQEFPISTKYLTDRTLKYFFEDSDFYLEDIDKIRNHIEDKLVGIKRQYHPNYIRKLTSHLSRVFKYAHSRGMIKYNPVLIDSIPEIVNYKKISYTTEQVLAIINYFKAKQKYDMYYLCRYHAVTGVRLVESLRFFNTDIDKQNNIITIHGKGTSKMKVKTREFPMSIFPELFDIVEGIQDTCMDKTTGKMFPWIASVHPHEHLRTAKRELGINVDKGFHPIRAWRENHLIKVVGIAPHIVAELLGHTQVVQREHYVTALGGKVIESLVNQ
- the ric gene encoding iron-sulfur cluster repair di-iron protein, whose protein sequence is MDLNTSQTIGSFVANDYRTATVFQKYGIDFCCKGGRTIEEVSQKKNISPDALLNELNDAVKQSNGSSIDFRTWEPDLLADYIERKHHRYVRQTIPALLQFLDKLCEVHGGNHPELFEIRSEFSASAEQLSLHMEKEEQVLFPIVRKMVASKLNSSEAPNNIGGIQNPIEIMMQEHETEGDRFRKIAELSNNYATPADGCTTYRVAYSLLKEFESDLHFHIHLENNILFPTALKMESEFNVN
- a CDS encoding OmpA family protein codes for the protein MKLILHVICVGLLLQITTSRLSGADENIYYIGVSAGSNYIYNTTEKPYIKSDPKCGEFDTGTAQGINAALKLGFRLIPGLISLEGRLMFDNRPFGMTGSSDCFEVIDPVSDEYVPFVRSHYYDGTLDYVILDLGVNIYPISAIPVALRLSFDAGNPLVKSDYTLKEAVSSPSSVAFSDGSQSRMNESGELKTASTSLGAGAALMYNMYLGDNWSVDFELGYRYGINSALSDIEQKSDIVRANAGLSYHFGGTKPEVPKKIEPEIKPIEKEIEPIAEIIPPKEKIILSVSANPINVKETIVTQTFPILPYYFFDENSKELDNKYVSNIAASSFDEQKLNKETMTIYYNSLDIIGKRLSKSDSKIRIVGYSDGKENASLDERKSLAESRAKSVAKYFSSKWNIPSERLLIESGDIPNNFTNFDYEEAASENRRVELFSENPDILAPVLHSQFSEYNYNPEDLHFNLELNRNTKLEYQIETSDRNYFSNKIQKEIDSRYYKANYNVKSDIFREIISKSKSENIKLVVNAESKDTTEKYEIPLNIKIETEKFEIGRLNLIVFDFDKATMSNPNRNLVAEFSKDAIKPNSDIFITGTTDMLGGQEYNMTLSQRRADNTQQIINSVLPNTNFVNVVGIGSDKPRYDNKLPEGRFYNRTVLIEVKTPIDK